TTACCCAAAGCAATATCAGCCTCTTCAGCGATTTGCCGGTAGGGATAGTTCAGGAGTTCCGGTTGCGTCAATATCGCAAACAGGAATTTCAAACCCGCTGTCTTCCATAATTTTCCCTCCGCCGGCACCCGGGTCTCGGTTACCTGCTGATCATTGATATATATAAATAATTCCGGGGTCTGTATGAAACAGTTTCCCGCAGCGTCGAGATAGTTATAGTTGATGCTTTTCAATTCCTGTTTGAGCGGCTTGGGTATATACTGTGCAACCAGAAGATTTGCTGCCCCCGTTTGACGCTGAACAGGAAGGAGTTTTTTATTTCGCAGCTCGTTTTTAATCTCTACGGCAAAATGTACCTTGTTTTTGGCGCTGCAGATTTCTATCTCTGCATCAGATTCCTTGTCCGGCTGTGCGACACCCGCTCTCAGGGTTTTAATCGTTACCCCTGTCAGCAGCGCCAGTTTTTCAGTTGCCTGATCAAGTATTTCCTGTTCTTTGGTGTTCATTAAATTTGAATGTTCAT
The sequence above is a segment of the Mucilaginibacter celer genome. Coding sequences within it:
- a CDS encoding type IV toxin-antitoxin system AbiEi family antitoxin, with amino-acid sequence MNTKEQEILDQATEKLALLTGVTIKTLRAGVAQPDKESDAEIEICSAKNKVHFAVEIKNELRNKKLLPVQRQTGAANLLVAQYIPKPLKQELKSINYNYLDAAGNCFIQTPELFIYINDQQVTETRVPAEGKLWKTAGLKFLFAILTQPELLNYPYRQIAEEADIALGNVGGLLGELKKEGYVLDGGQNKGLFIGHKGRLINRWAEAYRATLRPKILAGNFRFIDKDQVHHWDQLDTNQFKWGGENAGALLTNFLHPEKFTIYTREPKTVLMKKLRLVPDLNGNIEILEQFWKDKEPGIHTPTVPALLAYAELITSFDSRNQETAERIKMEYID